A region from the Pontixanthobacter aestiaquae genome encodes:
- a CDS encoding SDR family oxidoreductase, translated as MPNINRRALLGGAAATTVLAAAAAHAQSDVMKAGPNLQGKSILITGTSSGFGRLAAEDYARKGAKVFATMRNLPRTEATELDALAKAEDLDLHVIEIDVLDDAQVAAGVADAEKIAGGAIDVLINNAGISTAGPVEIQDMEATKLLFDTNVYGPQRLMRAVLPGMRAAKSGQIFNVTSQLGRVVIPAFGQYSPTKFALEAMSEQLAYELVPHGIDVTIIQPGGYPTEIWANANALTQKLLDRAAEKHLNGYSALVEQLRMRTNNGGSTDPMDVPNAMADIIAMPAGTRPLRKEVHPGAKPQIAINEVSAKTQVGWLGDTPYGPWIKAVHNV; from the coding sequence ATGCCGAACATCAATCGCCGCGCCTTATTGGGCGGAGCAGCCGCCACGACTGTTCTAGCCGCTGCGGCCGCACATGCCCAAAGCGATGTGATGAAGGCTGGGCCAAACCTTCAGGGCAAGTCTATCCTGATCACTGGCACATCATCCGGTTTCGGCAGGTTGGCTGCAGAAGACTATGCCCGCAAAGGAGCGAAGGTCTTCGCCACCATGCGCAATCTTCCGCGCACTGAAGCGACCGAGCTTGACGCTCTTGCCAAAGCCGAAGATCTCGATCTGCATGTGATCGAGATCGACGTATTGGACGACGCGCAGGTTGCTGCCGGCGTTGCCGATGCGGAGAAAATTGCAGGCGGTGCGATCGATGTTCTCATCAACAATGCGGGTATTTCGACCGCGGGCCCGGTCGAAATTCAGGACATGGAAGCCACCAAACTGCTGTTCGATACCAATGTGTACGGACCGCAGCGCCTGATGCGGGCCGTTCTGCCTGGAATGCGCGCCGCCAAATCCGGCCAGATATTCAACGTCACTTCGCAACTTGGCCGCGTGGTTATCCCCGCCTTCGGGCAATATTCGCCGACCAAGTTCGCACTGGAAGCCATGAGCGAGCAGTTGGCGTATGAACTTGTTCCGCACGGTATCGATGTCACCATCATTCAGCCAGGCGGCTATCCAACTGAAATTTGGGCGAATGCCAATGCGTTGACGCAGAAACTGCTCGATCGCGCGGCTGAGAAGCACCTGAACGGCTATTCAGCATTGGTTGAACAATTGCGCATGCGTACCAACAATGGCGGCTCGACCGACCCCATGGATGTGCCAAACGCCATGGCGGACATCATCGCGATGCCTGCCGGAACCCGTCCGCTGCGTAAAGAAGTGCACCCGGGGGCCAAACCGCAGATTGCGATCAACGAAGTGTCTGCAAAGACGCAAGTCGGATGGCTTGGGGATACGCCCTATGGTCCGTGGATCAAAGCGGTCCACAACGTATAG
- the pth gene encoding aminoacyl-tRNA hydrolase, producing MQIWAGLGNPGPQHAMQRHNIGFMAMDVIAEMHSFAPIQKKFQGWTQEGRIGGEKVLLLKPATYMNESGRSVGEAMRFYKLDLDALTVFHDELDLDPFKIKVKHGGGHAGHNGLRSIDKHLGSDYRRVRIGIGHPGHKDRVHGYVLGNYAKAEQPMLIDMLGAIGSEADWLAKGDGPRFMNDIALRLQG from the coding sequence ATGCAAATTTGGGCAGGCCTTGGAAATCCCGGACCGCAGCATGCGATGCAGCGGCACAATATCGGTTTTATGGCGATGGACGTCATTGCCGAGATGCACAGCTTCGCACCTATCCAGAAGAAATTCCAGGGCTGGACCCAGGAAGGCCGGATCGGCGGTGAGAAAGTCCTGCTGCTGAAGCCTGCGACCTATATGAATGAAAGTGGCCGCTCGGTCGGGGAAGCGATGCGCTTCTACAAGCTCGATCTGGATGCCCTTACCGTGTTTCACGACGAACTCGATCTTGATCCGTTCAAGATCAAAGTGAAGCATGGCGGCGGCCATGCGGGACATAATGGCCTGCGCAGTATCGATAAGCATCTAGGCTCCGATTACCGCCGTGTGCGCATAGGTATTGGGCACCCGGGGCATAAGGACCGCGTCCATGGCTATGTTCTCGGCAATTATGCGAAGGCAGAACAGCCGATGCTCATCGATATGTTGGGCGCGATTGGATCGGAGGCCGATTGGCTCGCCAAAGGTGACGGCCCGCGTTTCATGAACGATATTGCGCTTCGCTTGCAGGGATAA
- a CDS encoding 50S ribosomal protein L25/general stress protein Ctc yields the protein MSEALTLPAETRERAGKGASRALRRDNRIPAVIYGGKEEPALIHVEQKELVRQLMTGHFMNSIVMIEVDGKSVRVLPKDVSFHPVTDVPTHADFLRLSKDAKIEVQIPVVFVNQEESPGLKKGGVLNVVRHELELVCVSDKIPDQIEIDVTGKEVGDSIHISSIELPEGSESAITDRDYTIATLVAPSALKSQDDETEGSEDSAEGEEAEGTDGEGEGEENSEG from the coding sequence ATGAGCGAAGCTCTTACACTGCCGGCTGAGACGCGCGAACGGGCTGGCAAGGGAGCCTCCCGTGCACTGCGTCGCGACAACCGGATTCCTGCTGTTATTTATGGCGGCAAGGAAGAACCCGCACTGATCCACGTCGAGCAAAAGGAACTGGTTCGTCAGTTGATGACCGGCCACTTCATGAACTCGATCGTTATGATCGAAGTAGACGGAAAGAGCGTTCGCGTCCTGCCAAAGGATGTGTCCTTCCACCCCGTAACCGACGTGCCAACACACGCCGACTTCCTGCGCCTGTCGAAAGACGCGAAGATCGAAGTCCAGATTCCGGTTGTATTCGTCAATCAGGAAGAAAGCCCCGGCCTCAAAAAAGGCGGCGTTCTCAACGTGGTCCGTCACGAGCTGGAGCTCGTCTGTGTTTCGGACAAAATCCCGGATCAAATCGAAATCGACGTTACCGGCAAGGAAGTTGGCGACTCGATCCACATCAGCAGCATCGAGCTGCCTGAAGGTTCGGAAAGCGCGATTACCGATCGCGATTACACCATCGCAACGCTCGTTGCTCCATCAGCTCTGAAATCTCAGGATGACGAGACTGAGGGCAGCGAAGACAGTGCAGAAGGTGAAGAAGCTGAAGGCACCGACGGCGAAGGTGAAGGCGAAGAGAACAGCGAAGGCTGA
- a CDS encoding TraB/GumN family protein, producing MIPKLIPAFQIKRKIMGLVALALLASCSSPAEQFPPPSPALWEVTSTDGTREGWLFGTIHELPDGVNWRTDALNKALGQSEWLMVEVGDLDDSGKVSQIFAELALSAQQPPLIERVDQEHREQLVALMTAGDFKNGDFAQVETWAAALTLARIFSAGKPENGVDRILIGEFAAKIELEGARKQLSIFDSLAEEDQRDLLEGIIRESSAAESGPRHRLAKSWLQGDLDALLDPSSDTILSDPELRAALLTNRNTAWVETITEELPQKGPMMIAVGAAHMLGEDGLPALLRKSGYTVERIQ from the coding sequence ATGATCCCCAAGCTGATCCCTGCCTTTCAAATCAAACGGAAAATCATGGGGCTGGTGGCGCTTGCGCTGCTGGCCTCATGCTCGTCACCAGCAGAGCAGTTTCCGCCACCTTCGCCTGCTTTGTGGGAAGTGACATCCACCGACGGGACGCGGGAAGGGTGGCTCTTTGGCACTATTCACGAACTGCCCGACGGTGTGAATTGGCGGACCGACGCGCTTAACAAAGCACTGGGTCAGTCCGAGTGGCTGATGGTTGAAGTCGGCGATCTGGATGACAGTGGTAAGGTGTCACAGATATTTGCCGAACTTGCGCTGTCCGCGCAGCAGCCTCCCTTGATTGAACGTGTCGATCAAGAACATCGCGAACAACTGGTGGCGCTGATGACAGCCGGTGACTTCAAAAATGGAGACTTTGCGCAGGTTGAGACATGGGCAGCGGCTCTCACTCTCGCGCGGATATTCAGTGCAGGCAAACCTGAAAACGGGGTTGATCGGATCCTGATCGGGGAGTTCGCTGCAAAGATCGAGCTGGAAGGCGCGCGCAAACAACTCTCTATTTTCGACAGTCTGGCAGAAGAGGATCAACGGGATTTGCTGGAAGGTATTATTCGCGAAAGCTCTGCGGCCGAGAGCGGTCCGCGCCACCGACTTGCCAAGAGCTGGCTTCAAGGTGATCTTGATGCTTTGCTGGACCCGTCCAGCGACACAATCCTGTCCGATCCGGAACTGCGCGCCGCGCTGCTAACCAACCGCAATACCGCCTGGGTTGAAACGATCACGGAAGAATTGCCCCAGAAAGGGCCGATGATGATTGCGGTGGGCGCCGCTCACATGCTGGGGGAGGACGGGCTCCCCGCCCTACTCCGGAAGTCAGGCTATACTGTCGAACGGATCCAATAG
- a CDS encoding TraB/GumN family protein, giving the protein MAPTQVAAEEVELGGPALWKVADEDTTIYLFGTVHALPKEIEWYKGSIDDALSSSDKLVTEIFMKPGTEAQAQSAFMSQGMLPEGQSLRDLLTEEQKTSYEAAMVKLGLPVASFDRFEPWLAAINLSMLPLLQAGYSPDAGVEKVLEMKAGEIPRSALETVEFQVSVFDGLPMDSQIEFMMAAADGIDEIVPMLDSMVDEWVEGDAAGLAGLMNQGLTDPALAEALLYARNRTWAEWIDARLDTPGTVFVAVGAGHLAGERSVQDALATRGIASTRVQ; this is encoded by the coding sequence GTGGCGCCCACACAAGTTGCTGCCGAAGAAGTCGAACTCGGCGGCCCCGCGCTTTGGAAAGTCGCCGACGAGGATACGACAATTTATCTGTTCGGGACCGTCCACGCGCTCCCTAAAGAGATCGAATGGTACAAAGGCAGCATTGATGATGCGCTGAGCTCGTCCGATAAGCTCGTGACCGAAATCTTTATGAAGCCCGGTACGGAAGCGCAGGCCCAATCGGCATTTATGTCGCAAGGCATGTTGCCGGAGGGACAAAGCCTTCGCGACCTTCTAACCGAAGAGCAGAAAACGAGCTACGAAGCGGCGATGGTGAAGCTGGGACTGCCGGTTGCTTCGTTTGACAGGTTTGAGCCGTGGCTCGCGGCTATCAATCTCTCAATGCTGCCGCTTCTTCAAGCGGGCTACAGTCCCGACGCCGGTGTCGAGAAAGTGCTGGAAATGAAGGCTGGCGAAATTCCGCGTTCGGCGCTGGAAACTGTCGAATTTCAGGTTAGCGTATTCGATGGTCTGCCCATGGATTCGCAGATAGAGTTTATGATGGCTGCCGCTGATGGAATTGATGAGATCGTGCCCATGCTCGACTCCATGGTGGATGAGTGGGTCGAGGGGGACGCTGCCGGACTTGCTGGTTTGATGAACCAGGGGCTGACTGATCCCGCCCTTGCCGAGGCGCTACTCTACGCGCGCAACCGCACCTGGGCCGAATGGATCGATGCGCGTTTGGACACGCCTGGTACCGTATTTGTCGCGGTCGGCGCAGGTCACCTTGCAGGCGAGCGAAGCGTACAGGATGCATTGGCAACCCGCGGGATTGCTTCTACTCGGGTGCAATGA